agaagagcaaataattatgacgatatccaagacaatgatcatgtatataggcatcacgtccaagacaactaAACCGACTCCTGCATGTTagctatgtatccgcacatgtatttaagtttccaatcaatacaagtatagcatggataataaacgtttaccacgaataaggaaatatgataataactaatttattattgtctctagggcatatttccaacaggaggtCCTTGCAGAGGCGGACCGTGCGAAGGAGCATGCTCTTAATTTCAAGGGAACAATCAAGTGTCATCGAGTTCTCAACCACAAGAGGGCGTGCGGCCATTTGATACTGATGAATGAatacactgcccccccccccccccccccccgcgcgatgCCCTCATCATTGTCAATTATTGTTGGTGCTTTGGGATGCGCAAAAATGTCTTCGATCATCTCTATAATAGCATGTGGACTTTAAAGAAAATTGTGGCCGGATGTATGTGTATACCGTTGGAAGGTCATCTCTTGCTTTGTGTCCATGGACTGGTCCTCCCTTGTTCGCGGATGGATACATGAGGAAATTTTGTGGTCGATGTTGGAGACGCCCTTATAGAAAATTTATGATAACACATACAAACTTGAGCTTcttgcagattttggggttaatCCCACATTTCACATTTTAGATTTGAAGCCTTATTTAGGTGAGTAAGATGAGGTTCTGTCGAGAACAACTTAAatccaagaaggggaggatgatgaagaCATCATTATCACAGTTACACGCATAGCTCCTGCTACTACACATATGGGACCAATTACTAGAGCTCAAGCACGTCAATTAAATTATCACGTACTTTCGTTTCTTCATAATGATTGTAATGTTCATAAGAGTATGGTTTTACCTAAATTGGATGCATTTGGGTTGCTTACGCATAAAGGGCCTAGCATGTATAATAAGGATCAACATTGAagcatgatcaacatggagatgaaaGTGCGCGCCCAGGGAACAAAGACGTAGTTTTTAATGGTGATTTGAACCCTTTGAAGTCATCATAATGACATAAAATGACATGGACGAAATACGTAAGATGTCCTTTCACAAACTTCCTCCATAGCTTGTTATAGGTTTTGCATCACCTTATTTTTTCGCCAAacccatgtaattttgaaatacaACATTACATGtagtttttagagtccgtattgcAGGGGAAATGACTCAGAAGAGATTTTAGTTCCACCTTGCCAAAGTTGGACGAAATTCCATCGCTTCCCCTCTATAAGTACAATCCTTAGGGCATGATTTAGATTTGGATTTTGTTTATATTAAAGTTCGGTATAGTTGCAACTAGTGCACTTtgcttgtgtccaacgaccaggcCGAGACGTTTCAgagccccactttcatcaataaagtttTAATATTATATGTGCAATACCCAGATTGCAATATCAGTTTCTTACCTATTCTTCGTTTGCATGCAGAAAATACACACTCGTGGTCAGCTTGATCATGCTCtaacatggtcaataacctcttggatttGGTTTAACGATTGCTAAGGTGTGATGTCTTTGCTTCATAATTGAATCGTCAACGTTTGTTGTACAAAAGCGATAGTTATCACCTCATCGAAAGACGGGACACATTAACCTCTACCAACTGCCCTATTAGAcgggtgtggggggggggggggggggggtagggttcCAATTCCCACCAATTATCCCCACGTCCTTGGTCTCTCAGGACGATGTCGCCTCCATCGATCCCGTGCCTTGAAGGCCTCTTCCTCAGCTCAATTGCTTGAGGAGGTCCTTTGGTATGCCTCAAATTGATCTGATTCTCCTTGTGAAATCCTTAAGATTTTCATCGTATTCTCGACTAGGGTATCTCGACAAGTAGATGATCCTTTCCATCCGTAGAATCTGTGTAGAGTCGCATAGAACCACCTGTGTTTGAACCACACGTTGATCTATTCTTGCGTTCCATAGTTTTTGCAAGTTGTGCGTATTGTGGTGTTTTTTTTTTACTAATGATGTCACCAATATGATGGTTTTATGTTTTTCAATCCGCAAACACCTACTccatccgtttttaaatataagcctTTTAAAGATTTAAATAACGGACTATATACAAAGCAAAATGGTAaatatatactctaaaatatgtctatatatgtCCGTATTTAgtttatattgattttttttaaaagacttatatttagaaacgggtgGAGCATATGCTAGGAAGCTAGCGAATGGCTCACTGCTTATTATGAAGAATATAGAATAAAAATTCTCAGTCTCAGCAGTTAGAACCAAAATTCACGTTTTCGTGGAAACGGAAGAGGTACCTAATCTACCAGCTACCTGCTTCATGATAATTATGGCCAATGACTGGGAACAAGTTGAAGGGTCCATGAGAACGTACGGCTGCCAGTTCCTTGCCGCCTTGAGAAAGTATGAACCGTTGAGCTGCATGTACTCATTTAGCATTGGCATGCACTAATTCATGCGTCATGTGCATTTCTCTCGACTAAAGGTGGTGTCATCCATTGCGTTGTGCTGATCAGTTACTGGTCCCCTGCTAAATTGCTCAAGGCTTGCTGCAGCAGGTACATTTGTCCTGCTCGTGCTTCATGACCTGCAGAGACGGTCAGACGACCAAGCTCTCGTTAACATTCCATGACCACAGCCATTGACGCGACGGATCACGGATGTAGCACGTCGACGACATACCTGCAGCTGGCTCTGGAGGCCCCTGATGTGCTCAACCGCGAGGTCCAACATGTCCGAGGTGCTCGTTTGCTGTTTCATTCATCCACAAAAACTATGAGCACGGTGCTTCCGCTGTAGGATGTTTGTACGTATGTATGCATGTGGTACGTACCTTGTCCATGTTGGGCACTAGGTCCTGCAGCTTCCTGAGCTTCTCGCTGATCCTCGTCCTGCGTTCCCTCTCAGCGATGCTCCTCGGGTGCGTCGCGCAGCCGCGCTTGGCCCGCACCTTGAACCCAACctggtcctgctgctgctgcgcctGCATGTACTTGTCCATCCCGGCCAGCTCCAGCGACGACGAGCTCGCCATGCCACTAAACTGCACCCACCACCACGACCGTAACTCCAAGGAATTAGACATCACATGGGAAGTTTTGGGTGTGAGAGACCGATGATGCTGCTGACCGGCCATGCGGGTGGAATCTGGAGTACAAACGTACCTGAGACTCGTAACCACCGAGATCGAGGGTGCCGATGATCTCCCTCGACTCATCCCACGGCCCCACGATGGAGAAGCCCCCGCTACTGCCGCTGGCCGAGAAGGAACGCGACACGGGGTGCTCGCCGCCCGAGTGCGCAGCAGCGCGGACGACGTCGGCGCCGGGGAATAAGGAGGCGCCCTCGGAGATACGCGAGAGGTGCGCGGCAGTCTGTGGCCCGCCGCTCGTGAAGCTCAGCTGGGATTTCATCTTCGTGCTGCTACTGGTGTTACGGTGGGCTTCGCCGCTGCCACCAGCTACTCCGGCGCCTCTCGAGCCATGATATCCTGCTTGATTTGTTCCAAACACAAAAACAGTTAGTAATCGCTAAACTTCTTCATCGCCTCTTTTTTCAATACCACAATGCTGCTAAATTATACGAGTATTTTTATTACTACATATCGCGAGACAGCTAATTTCATCATCTTCTTTTTCATCTTGACGAGGAATTATTCCCAAATTAATAACGTGTGTCAGCTCCAGGCATTTAATTTGCAGATAAGCTTGATTATTACTCCAGTTTAGTTATGCAAGCATTGATCCATCTAGATGCCAGGACATGTTATGCTTTTGAACGATAGAATCTTATTCTCCTCATCACATAAACAATGGAGGGCGATTAATGAAGTCATCGGCCACTAAAGGAATGGGCACGTCCGTGTGGAGTGCACGCGACGACGCAGGATGCATCTCTGTAGGTTACTATTTTCAGCAAAAGAATGCGTGACGCCACGGTGGATCAGTCAGCTGAACCTGGTCCAAAGGCTGCGTTGGGGCCACCACGCCAAGTGAGCGTGCCACGTGGTCCTGCCGTCGACGAAGGCAAGTTACTTTTAGTTTTAGTTCACCTAACCTCCGCTAGGGTTTTGAACAAACAACGAGCCATTACTTAACGTGCATTAGACGGTGCAACTTGCCATTGAAAAGATAGTGTGTGCAAATGGGGCATGTGGGCCCATGCTAAAGCATTGACCCATCAGTAAAGTCTTGGTGTCCACCAAGGGTTTCGGTGACATTTTAATCCATTTGCTATATAAAAGTACTGTATTATTTAGAGAAGCGAACGGAGTCGAGAAGGTACACTAAATTTAAATAGAGAACAAGTGGCCAACACAAAGAAGTAATTAAGTGCAACTAGGATTATAGAACCTGTACAAATTAGAGACACATCAATACAAAAGTATctggaaaaatatatatataagcaagttgtttgaagaaaaccagtcATGACCAGCCTTTGTTTTGCGCCCCTCCTAGGCAGTTTATTCACATACATCGAAgctagagagaaagagagagacacGTCATGGAAGGCACACAAGCAAGCGCCTCTGAGCGGGCTATGCGATGGTGGTGTTGGTTGTGCGGCTTGAACGTGAGGACAGAGAGGTGAGCGGTGAAGCAAGGTCTTAGTGTGAGGATCATCGTCACCTTCGTCCCAGTCTAGTCCAAAGGCCCCGATCCGGGCATGGTAGCTGCAACTAGAAGTATCGATGCGAGATGGAGGCGACACCGAGCAAAAGCTTAAACTGGTGTGTCTTAGTACCTACGATGGTGACACCAACGGGTGTAGCTTACCCCTTTGGGGTGGTGGCAATGTCTTCTCCCCTCTTAAGGCTCTTGAAAAAAAACGTCGGACATGACATATAGGGAGTGGTGGTTCATTTGCTCCTTGGGAGCATCACCGTGGAGCTCTCGATCCTCTCAGTTTTGGTGCATCTAGATCATCATGCGGAAGGGATGGGGTCTTATTGGAGTGGTCGTCACTGTATGGTGGACGTGTTTGTTCTATTGATGTAGAGAAAGGATGGTGTGGGATTCATGACTTAGCTATTTTTCAATACGCAGTTGAAACCTCGAGCCTCTGCATCACTGCGATGAACACAATCTTTATTAAATTTGATGTAAGGCAACGAGACCAAAATCATCGACATGAGGATTACAAACATAGGCAAGTATGTCAGAGCCATTACAATATATGAATGGAACACATATGACTAAGTCGGGCTTCTTACACAACAACACCTCCAAGGAGGAGTGGACGTCCTCACGTTGTTGTCATCCCGTTAAGCCAAAGATAGCGAAGGCTTGAATTTTACTTCATGTATGCCGAGACCAACCACTTAAGGGCATCAATCAACCACTAGAGGGCGCCTTCAACAAGGTAATGGCACATAACATGAGTTTTCACCCCGATATGGAATTGTGTTCAGTCACAAACTTGATGGAGGATCTTTAGgaagtcacgccaactactactcgaATCTAGGCCGAAGTGGCACTTGCAAACAAGTGGGGTGTGACCCTACCCAATACCGTCACCAAGACCATCGGGAGGTTGTCCATGTCGTGGCGCGGAGCTGGCCGCTGCCACTCCACATCATGTTAACCGACACGCGCCATCCACCACGTCCCCGGGGTCAttagcatgatgtcctccatgtgAACAGAGGTGGATTCCACACTACTTGATGTCGATGGGAAACAACCAACACACCCTACATCCATCAGCATCATCTTGCGTCGAGAGTCAGATGCTCATCGATGCCCCTCAATGGTGGATGCTTCACCACCGGACGCCAGATGTGGCGTGCAGGCTCGCCGCCTCGGGAGCGTCATCCCATGCTGACCGATTAGCCACTCGCAATAGCTGCTCGCCATCGTCGTGCCGCCGCATGACAATCTAGAATTGTGTGGTTGCCGTTTGCAGGTGATGCGTATGCTAATGGTCGAGTCCAATGCCTCAAAAGTCGTCGCGACAACCAAAA
This genomic stretch from Hordeum vulgare subsp. vulgare chromosome 6H, MorexV3_pseudomolecules_assembly, whole genome shotgun sequence harbors:
- the LOC123404087 gene encoding transcription factor bHLH128-like isoform X1 gives rise to the protein MRRFLPAGAGEPSSSSSSGPHGKHEGSEAAAAAGGLRYGGGDISLGRGNDLLHAQFRGGEGEMKDDGADMLARHSSSPAGFFSNLMVDDAGYHGSRGAGVAGGSGEAHRNTSSSTKMKSQLSFTSGGPQTAAHLSRISEGASLFPGADVVRAAAHSGGEHPVSRSFSASGSSGGFSIVGPWDESREIIGTLDLGGYESQFSGMASSSSLELAGMDKYMQAQQQQDQVGFKVRAKRGCATHPRSIAERERRTRISEKLRKLQDLVPNMDKQTSTSDMLDLAVEHIRGLQSQLQVMKHEQDKCTCCSKP
- the LOC123404087 gene encoding transcription factor bHLH128-like isoform X2, producing MRRFLPAGAGEPSSSSSSGPHGKHEGSEAAAAAGGLRYGGGDISLGRGNDLLHAQFRGGEGEMKDDGADMLARHSSSPAGFFSNLMVDDGYHGSRGAGVAGGSGEAHRNTSSSTKMKSQLSFTSGGPQTAAHLSRISEGASLFPGADVVRAAAHSGGEHPVSRSFSASGSSGGFSIVGPWDESREIIGTLDLGGYESQFSGMASSSSLELAGMDKYMQAQQQQDQVGFKVRAKRGCATHPRSIAERERRTRISEKLRKLQDLVPNMDKQTSTSDMLDLAVEHIRGLQSQLQVMKHEQDKCTCCSKP